The following are encoded together in the Cicer arietinum cultivar CDC Frontier isolate Library 1 chromosome 2, Cicar.CDCFrontier_v2.0, whole genome shotgun sequence genome:
- the LOC101492388 gene encoding calmodulin-binding receptor-like cytoplasmic kinase 2, with translation MQMKKSSSTNLHQSSQRKKNANFQDDIGTDSTKRQNPKTHSALKSFKSAIKKCADVFALILSGKRKTASKVSIGSDGRKHTSKARLVVSSSTDLSSDSNNKNSSKWKFSSSYASSSTTSGQLGIGNFTFDEIYKSTAKFSPDNQIGEGGFGIVYKGKLNDGTIVAVKRAKKEALQSHLYEFKNEIYTLSKIEHLNLVRLYGYLEHRDEKLIVVEYVGNGNLREHLDGVCGDGLEIGERLDIAIDVAHAITYLHMYTDNPIIHRDIKASNILISENLRAKVADFGFARLSDDPGATHISTQVKGTAGYMDPEYLRTYQLTEKSDVYSFGVLLVEMMTGRHPIEPKKLLDERVTIRWAMKMLKKGDAVFAMDPRLRRSPASIKAVKKVFKLAFQCLAPSKQSRPHMKNCAEVLWGIRKNFKDEITPLPTLPSHQSENFPQREKNKHMVFGIEDDDSYKFSSAPNHIH, from the exons ATGCAAATGAAGAAATCATCAAGCACCAATTTGCATCAATCTAgtcaaagaaaaaagaatgctAATTTTCAAGATGATATAGGAACTGATTCCACAAAGAGGCAAAATCCTAAGACTCATTCAGCACTGAAAAGTTTCAAGTCTGCTATCAAGAAATGTGCAGATGTTTTTGCTTTAATTCTCAGTGGCAAAAGAAAAACAGCTTCAAAAGTTAGTATTGGAAGTGATGGGAGAAAGCATACATCAAAAGCTAGATTGGTTGTATCAT CTTCAACTGATTTATCATCTGATAGTAACAACAAGAATTCATCAAAATGGAAATTTTCTTCTTCCTATGCATCATCTAGTACTACAAGTGGACAACTTGGAATTGGGAACTTcacttttgatgaaatttacaaGTCAACTGCAAAATTCTCTCCTGATAATCAAATTGGGGAAGGTGGATTTGGAATTGTCTATAAAGGAAAGCTTAATGATGGAACTATTGTTGCAGTGAAGCGTGCCAAGAAG gaAGCACTGCAGAGTCACCTATATGAGTTCAAGAATGAAATTTACACTCTATCAAAAATTGAGCACCTAAATCTTGTGAGGTTATATGGATATTTGGAGCATAGAGATGAAAAGCTTATTGTTGTTGAGTATGTTGGTAATGGAAATCTTAGAGAACATTTAGATG GTGTCTGCGGTGATGGACTAGAAATCGGTGAGCGTTTAGACATCGCAATTGATGTAGCTCATGCGATAACTTATCTTCATATGTACACAG ATAATCCAATTATACACAGAGACATCAAAGCATCAAACATCTTAATTAGTGAGAATCTAAGGGCTAAAGTGGCAGACTTTGGTTTTGCAAGGTTGTCTGATGATCCTGGTGCAACTCATATTTCAACACAAGTTAAAGGAACAGCTGGTTATATGGATCCTGAGTACTTGAGAACTTATCAACTCACAGAAAAGAGTGATGTTTATTCATTTGGTGTATTGCTTGTTGAAATGATGACGGGACGACATCCGATAGAACCGAAGAAACTACTTGATGAGAGAGTGACAATCAGATGG GCAATGAAGATGTTGAAGAAAGGTGATGCTGTGTTTGCCATGGATCCAAGACTGAGAAGAAGCCCAGCCTCCATCAAAGCAGTGAAGAAGGTTTTCAAGCTAGCTTTTCAATGCCTTGCACCTTCCAAACAATCAAGGCCACATATGAAGAATTGTGCAGAGGTTTTGTGGGGTATCAGAAAAAATTTTAAAGATGAAATCACTCCTCTTCCTACCTTACCTTCTCATCaatctgaaaattttcctcaaagagaaaagaataagcatatggtATTTGGTATTGAAGATGATGATAGCTACAAATTTTCCTCAGCACCTAATCATATTCATTAA
- the LOC101492045 gene encoding uncharacterized protein, translated as MAFRAFRSQSVSTSQGSYNLAEKTTEEPVSSKVAQSTVTCFYQANVAGFWRNVSVLWCKNLMNHSLHITVDSVGGESQFSCKIDVKPWHFWSKKGYKTFEVEGNQVEVYWDLRSAKFTGSPEPSSDYYVALVSDEEVMLLLGDYKKKAYKRTKSRPALVDAMLLVKKENVFAKKSFATKARFDEKRKESEIIVESLTGATIDPEMWISIDGVVLLHVKNLQWKFRGNQTVMVNKQPVQVFWDVHDWLFSGSGSGTGLFIFKPGPTEAENEKEGGSAVEGCESDDGSVAYYSTLNIATFEFCLVLYAYKIE; from the coding sequence atggcTTTTCGTGCCTTTAGATCACAATCAGTGTCAACATCACAAGGATCATATAATTTAGCAGAGAAAACAACAGAAGAGCCTGTTTCAAGCAAAGTTGCACAAAGCACTGTTACATGTTTCTATCAAGCCAATGTAGCTGGATTTTGGAGAAATGTATCTGTTTTATGGTGTAAAAATCTTATGAACCATTCCTTACACATCACGGTCGATAGTGTAGGAGGCGAGTCGCAATTCAGCTGCAAAATCGACGTGAAGCCTTGGCATTTTTGGAGCAAAAAAGGGTACAAAACATTTGAGGTTGAAGGGAACCAAGTTGAAGTTTATTGGGATCTTCGGTCGGCGAAATTCACAGGTAGTCCCGAGCCGAGTAGCGATTACTACGTAGCGTTAGTTTCTGACGAAGAAGTCATGTTGTTGTTGGGAGATTACAAGAAAAAAGCTTACAAAAGAACAAAATCTAGACCAGCCCTTGTCGACGCCATGTTACTTGTGAAGAAAGAAAACGTTTTCGCAAAGAAAAGTTTCGCTACAAAGGCAAGGTTTGATGAGAAGAGAAAAGAGAGTGAGATTATTGTGGAGAGTTTAACTGGTGCTACTATTGATCCTGAGATGTGGATTAGCATAGATGGTGTTGTGTTGCTTCATGTCAAGAATTTGCAGTGGAAATTTAGAGGGAATCAAACTGTTATGGTTAATAAACAACCTGTGCAAGTGTTTTGGGATGTTCATGATTGGTTGTTTAGTGGTTCTGGTTCAGGAACTGGACTTTTCATTTTCAAACCAGGGCCAACAGAAGctgaaaatgaaaaagaaggTGGTAGTGCTGTTGAAGGTTGTGAAAGTGATGATGGTAGTGTTGCTTATTATTCAACTCTTAATATTGCTACTTTTGAGTTTTGTCTTGTTCTCTATGCGTATAAGATTGAGtaa